One segment of bacterium DNA contains the following:
- a CDS encoding dihydrofolate reductase family protein, whose translation MELVYYAAASLDGHIATPEGGVDWLSPYEGGQDDYGYGDFYASVDCLVMGGRTYRHALGLGPWLWKDKATRVFTRQALHAPPPGVAAAQGSPGEVLAHLGQEDHHRAWLVGGGELAAACLAEGLITELILTTVPVVLGGGIPLFGGAAAGGLELVSSRVLGQGLVQNRYRFV comes from the coding sequence ATGGAACTGGTCTACTATGCGGCGGCCAGCCTGGACGGCCACATCGCCACCCCGGAGGGCGGGGTGGACTGGCTGTCCCCCTACGAGGGCGGGCAGGACGATTACGGTTACGGCGACTTCTACGCCTCGGTGGACTGCCTGGTGATGGGCGGTCGCACCTACCGGCACGCCCTCGGCCTGGGACCCTGGCTCTGGAAGGACAAGGCCACGAGGGTCTTCACCCGGCAGGCGCTCCATGCGCCACCGCCCGGCGTGGCGGCGGCGCAGGGTTCACCCGGGGAGGTGCTGGCCCACCTTGGGCAGGAGGATCACCACCGGGCCTGGCTGGTGGGCGGCGGCGAGTTGGCGGCGGCCTGTCTGGCCGAGGGGCTGATCACCGAGCTGATCCTCACCACCGTGCCCGTGGTCCTGGGTGGCGGCATTCCCCTCTTCGGCGGTGCGGCGGCCGGCGGCCTGGAGCTGGTGTCCAGCCGCGTGCTCGGCCAGGGCCTGGTGCAGAACCGCTATCGCTTCGTGTGA
- a CDS encoding single-stranded DNA-binding protein, whose translation MVNKVMLIGRLGKDPEFRTTPTGIAVAHFSLATDERRKNENGELTSKTEWHRIVLFRRPAEIARDYLRKGSLIYLEGKIHYDSYENKEGQKVYTTEILGDNFQMLDSRSDRGGDNVDRTTSQERPAPGIESNLPAGKAPVDAMADDEDLPF comes from the coding sequence ATGGTTAACAAGGTCATGCTGATCGGGCGCCTGGGGAAGGATCCCGAATTCCGCACCACGCCCACCGGCATTGCCGTGGCCCACTTCTCCCTGGCCACCGATGAGCGGCGCAAGAACGAGAACGGCGAGCTGACATCGAAGACGGAGTGGCACCGCATCGTGCTGTTCCGCCGTCCGGCGGAGATCGCCCGCGACTACCTGCGCAAGGGATCGCTCATTTACCTGGAAGGGAAGATCCACTACGACAGCTACGAGAACAAGGAAGGCCAGAAGGTCTACACCACTGAGATCCTGGGTGACAACTTCCAGATGCTGGACAGCCGCTCCGACCGCGGCGGGGACAACGTGGACCGCACCACCAGCCAGGAGCGCCCGGCCCCCGGCATCGAGAGCAACCTGCCGGCCGGAAAGGCCCCGGTGGACGCCATGGCCGACGACGAGGACCTGCCCTTCTAG
- a CDS encoding class I SAM-dependent methyltransferase: protein MKEFADHFSGHAPDYSAYRPSYPASFIRRLAQSAPDHRLAWDVGTGNGQAALLLAAHFERVRATDASADQLRQALSHPRVDYQLGREDESGLADGAADLVCAAQAAHWFDHGRFHQEADRALRPGGLLAVWAYGLAIVDAEVDGLVRDLHRRLDPWWPPERRWVDEGYRGLPFPYPDLPTESWTMEGELDRADYLGYLGTWSALRRARRGGAGDPLAECAEELSAHWPREERRLVRWPLHLRWGHKPG, encoded by the coding sequence GTGAAGGAGTTCGCCGACCATTTCTCCGGCCACGCCCCGGACTACTCCGCCTACCGCCCGAGCTACCCCGCGTCCTTCATCCGGCGCCTGGCCCAGTCCGCCCCGGACCACCGCCTGGCCTGGGACGTGGGGACAGGCAACGGCCAGGCCGCCCTCCTGTTGGCCGCGCATTTCGAGCGGGTGCGCGCCACCGACGCCAGTGCCGACCAGCTGCGCCAAGCCTTGTCCCACCCCCGGGTTGATTACCAGCTGGGCCGGGAGGATGAGTCGGGTTTGGCCGATGGCGCGGCGGACCTCGTCTGCGCCGCCCAGGCCGCCCACTGGTTCGACCACGGGCGCTTCCACCAGGAGGCGGACCGGGCGCTGAGGCCGGGCGGGCTACTGGCGGTTTGGGCCTATGGGCTGGCCATCGTGGATGCCGAAGTGGATGGCCTGGTGCGCGATCTCCACCGGCGGCTGGATCCCTGGTGGCCGCCGGAGCGGCGTTGGGTGGACGAGGGCTACCGCGGCCTGCCTTTCCCTTACCCCGACCTGCCGACCGAAAGCTGGACCATGGAAGGGGAGCTGGACCGGGCGGACTACCTGGGCTATCTGGGCACCTGGTCGGCTCTGCGCCGGGCGCGGCGGGGCGGGGCGGGGGATCCCCTGGCGGAATGCGCCGAAGAGCTGTCCGCCCACTGGCCGCGGGAGGAGCGCCGCCTGGTGCGCTGGCCCCTCCACCTGCGCTGGGGGCACAAGCCCGGCTGA
- a CDS encoding VanZ family protein yields MSLAARLDRMPPWAEWCALGLVLAAIWLGSSIPPAEFPDLGIFSYDKLLHLLEYLGLGSALWLVGRRRWLPRIQARTGSALSALLLGVVLPGALWALTDEVHQLFVGRDCSLWDWLADVAGLLLAVALVRAVERRDARP; encoded by the coding sequence ATGAGCCTGGCCGCCCGCCTCGACCGCATGCCGCCGTGGGCGGAGTGGTGCGCCCTGGGGCTGGTGCTGGCCGCCATCTGGCTGGGCAGCTCCATCCCTCCTGCCGAGTTCCCTGATCTGGGCATCTTCAGCTACGACAAGCTGCTCCACCTGCTGGAATACCTGGGGCTGGGATCGGCCCTCTGGCTGGTGGGGCGGCGCCGCTGGCTGCCGCGCATCCAGGCACGGACCGGCTCCGCCCTGTCCGCCCTGCTGCTGGGCGTGGTGCTGCCGGGGGCGCTCTGGGCGCTGACCGATGAAGTCCACCAGCTCTTCGTGGGCCGTGACTGCAGCCTGTGGGACTGGCTGGCCGATGTGGCCGGCCTGCTGCTGGCCGTCGCCCTGGTCCGGGCCGTGGAGCGCCGCGACGCCCGCCCGTGA